The Rosa rugosa chromosome 1, drRosRugo1.1, whole genome shotgun sequence genomic sequence GAGTTATTGTAAGAGAATTCGTGTTTCTAAATGCAAGAGAATGCTTAAACATAAATATaactctttttgtttttgtacatTTTAAATAAGTAAATGTTTCATtaataaatgaaaaattaaattataaaagtttttttttttttgaaggggtttggaacccagcctaactgggaggctcagcctcACGCCCGATTccatttattgaattaaaattaTGCAACGGGccggggggacataaaacctaaaCACGTGCAACATAAGAACAATTACAATAATCCTTTTAGAGActtagagtacatcctgaataatagtcCTTTTAGAGActtagagtacatcctgaataatagtaCAAGTCTCATCTAATTAACTAAACATCATCGATATGAAGTAAACTAGTAAGGGGTGCAAGCCTATGTtgaacaccatttgcttcacggtaaatatgtCAGATTTTCGCTAATTGAAAAAGCAGTTAGATACTCCTTACAATCATCAGAAACCCGACTTGCCTTCGAGAAATTTTTCTCCTCACTCTTGAGTGCAACAATCAGAAAGGCAGAGTCGCTCTCAATTTCTATTTCCGTCCAACCTTAGTGTATACTATGAAGAAGACCAGCTCTACACACCTCAACTTCCATATTAATAACTAAGTGTGCATGCAGAAAAGGTCTAGCAATAGTTGCAATACAACGTGCCCAAATCGTCTCTAACTACCACCCCAATACCTCCAACACCACTATCAGCTCTATAAGCACCATCGATGTTGATTTTCAGTCTACCACGCGGAGGACATTTCCATTTAGTCGACGGACGCTTCTTTTTACTAGTGGCTTTCGGATGATGTTTCTGAAAGTTCATATTTAGGCTTGTAATGAGTTTCAAGCTACATTTGGGTAAAGAGACGGGCTTCAAGCCATGTTTGATCTATAAATCGTATCCAGAGATAACCCAATGTTAGGCACAAGGCCTTTCACAGTCACATCTCTCCATCTCTCACCATATCCGAAAAGTTGACATGTCTTACCTAGAGTCAATGCTGTGAAAAACATGCATTAATCTTTTCTCTTTTCAATGCCACcaaaactttttgttttgttttggatcTGGAGTGCCACCAAAACTAAAAAAGTGATTTTGACCTAAAATGTGCATTTGTCTCTGAGGAAAAGAATGAAAACGTGTGAAAGAATCGATCGATCAAAGCCGTGACTGGTCTTTTCACTAGGAGTCTGACTCGAGCATCctattttctttgattttacactttatagGACAATAATTATGTCATGCTTTGCTTCATCCTTGAATGAATCATTTACAAtgtgaaaacaaataaaattgaaaaacaagtTTTaattcctttctctctctttgaagGGGATCGATACAAATAGTTCGTGTAGCTTCAAGTGTGAAATCAGCACAACAACTATATTGAAATGGATTTTTCATCAAAAAACTATATTGAAatggatttgatttttttttttttttgaaatggattTGATTGGAACAGATTAAAATGCAACTTTTCAAATGTCTTGTCTTTTGAAACTAAGGTTGCATTATGGAATATGAGAAGTAATTAATGGAAGTCAAAAGACTCGCCTTAATTAATTCGTCTCTCTGAATAATTAGTAAGAAAATAAGTGGAAAGTAATCATTAGATATCGAGACAAAAAAGTAATCATTAGATTCTAATCGCTAGAGTTAGTGTTTTGATTAATTTGCTAGCATGCACTAGCTTCCATACAACAATTCAACTCTAGAACAGGGATTCATACAAATATATGGTTCTGTTTTGAGAATGATGATCACGAAGACATAAAAAGAGGCATGTAAAGACAATAGCACGCTTTTGAGCTTTAGAATGATCAAACTGgattttattttgaattgaACAAGTGCCTTTTGGATACTGGGCGGCAAAGACAAAGAAAGACTGAAAGGAGTGAAAGAGCTATAGCTATAGGGTGAAGACGAAGATGGTTAGTTGCTTGGCCAAAATGAAAACAACAAAATCCATCTACCTGCTAGCTCATTATTGCCAGAACATCAATCACTTCGATCAGAGTCCTATTAACGCAAGTCTTCTATAAATTAAACAAAGCATGCAAAACGAGTGAAATGAGTTATAAGTCTCATGGTTAAATCCTAATCGATCATTTATGAACAAAAAGTTTAAAAGgaagaaataaaattgaaacttaATTCTTTTTAAAACAACAAATCAGTTTTAGAGCGTACTTTGCGGACTCTGCAGATTTAGATTTTTGGACGACATTGCATTTCATTTGAAATTTGCAAGCCTGCCATTTACTTCTGATCGCAACTCAATATATGCAGGAATGCGCTATTCATCTATGAGTGGCAAAACTCAAAGTACTGTAGTTAATTAGAAAAACAATCGATGACAAAGAATCTCATATTTATCAACATCAACTACGTACTAGTACATGATCAAAACTAGAAACATAATGTACGTAGTAGCTACACTGAGTTGACTATGATCtacaataattgaaaaaaacaaataattaagtaTAACATTAATTACATGTAATCATTGATATCCAAGGTACTGTCCGGGATCTCAAACTTCAACAGGTTGCTGCAATAGCTTTCCAGATCTCTCTCATCCTCTGTGCTGCTGCTGTTTATGTTGTTGTATGTGCCCGAAGAATTCAAGGTAGTCGGGCTCGAATGAGGCGTCGACAGAACAGAATCAAACCCGAAATCATGGTTAACATTGCTGTTGTTTAAAGGCAATTGGAAAAATGAATTTCCTGCCAACTCAGGAACAGTAGGATTAGAAGTACTGCTAGGTACATAGCTTGGCAAATTGGAAACAGCTGTTTCGGGACCGAAATTGGAATTAGGGACTATATTTTCCTGGGAATAAGAAGCTGGGCTGCTGAAGTTGGACATGTTGGGTAAGTTGGATTCAGTATTGATCATTTGCATGAGCTGTTTTAGGCTTGCCATGTCTGGAGAAAAGTCATCTTGGAAGAGATTTTGGAACTGAGGATTGGACTGTAACGATGGGACAAACTGGTTTTGTAAATCCTGGGAAATATTGCAAAcctggttttggttttgtgaaAACATTTGGGGGTTTCCTTGTTTCAGTGACGAGAGAGTGGTTACAAGCCGCAACAGTTCTGGATTGACATTAAGGGCTTGTTGTGTGCCTAACAAGTTTGACAAGTTGAGAAGTGCTGCAGCTGGGTTGATATTGGAGACATAggaaccgaggatggaggataGGTCAAGAAGATCGAGGCGTGGAGCGTGAGTGACTGGATCGATTCCCATTCGGAGAAGCCTTTTTCGGATGTGTGTGTTCCAGTAGTTCTTGATTTCGTTGTCAGTTCTTCCTGGCAGGCGAGCTGCAATAGCTGACCACCTAACACGTTTTTGAAAAACAAATGTAAGTTGCTGTAATCAGATGGATTAACAACCctataaaggaaaaaaaaaaaaaagtttgattATTGTAATCAAGCATATTATACAAGTTATTTACATACTTGTTGCCGAGGATGCTATGAAGTTGGATTATAGTCTCTTCTTCTTCGAAGGAAAATCTTCCTCTCTTTATATCAGGCCTCAGGTAGTTAGTCCATCTAAGCCGGCAACTCTTGCCACATCTTTGGAGTCCTATACGTATGGATCAACAATTAAACTATTAGtcagatgaagaagaggaagccTAATTGAAAATCGAAAATCAAGTATGTATATACCTGCGTTCTTTGGGAGGTTACGCCAATTGCCTGGACCATGTTCCTGAATATAGTTGACGAGAATAACATCTTCTTCAGAAGTCCATGGACCTTTCTTGAGTCCATTCTTGTCACAGCAAGGAGCTCTTCCCATATTGATGAAATGTTGTCGAAACCTGAAACTTGGTTGATGAGGAGGATGAAGGAGCTTTCTAAGTAAAAGTGCTTTATGACTAATCAGAGTTCAAGTTGAAGTTTGATGGTCTAATGGGAAAGACGtcccatttatatatatatatattctaggTCAGGGATGAAGCTTCAGAAACATTTTCAAGTCAAAGGGATTTGGCGCCGTCCCCATGCCACCTGGCCTATTTATGTGAAGTACTACTGTATAAAACATGAATGCCATGTTTCGCTGTTTCGCTTAGGAATATGTTAACAGTaccttcttctcctctttttttcttgGGTACTGTATGAATTGCACACTTAAAATAAAGATGCAATCTAGTAATTCTATTTTACACTGAAAAGGTACAATAATTCATGCATGtgtattttctttgtttctttagatATAAACAATAtgtatatgtttatacaattaATAAAGCTCTTCAAAGATACTTGGATACGCATGTGCCACCAGGAACATATGGGACTACTAAAACTAGCTATGAAATTAGGGTTCAAGTATGTAAAGGGTTGACCTTAATATTTCTCTGCGTATACGTAGTGAAAGTGATTGGACGGTAAGGTTGTTACATCTCCTatcaacaagaagaagaaattgattaGACAGAAACTATAAACAATAATGTTATTAATTAGACAAGACAAGCTATAAACAACAATGAATGAACAGTATTACATGAGCTAATTCGATTCATATATGTAAGAATAAAACATTGTTCctgaaaaatagtaataaaatttCAATCGATGGGACTGAGTTTCCTAATTAGGCtgagttataaattttgttttttttttttttttttttttgacaaatggCACTATTTCCATAAAatattatttcaaaataaaCATGCTAGAGTTCGAGTTTAGTTTCTAACAATTTTAGGCAGAATCAGAACCTGGAAGCTAGCTGATTAAAGTCTAATTAAAATACTTCTGTTATATGGTCTAGAAGGCATTCTTGTTATTCATCTCCTCTGAACCTTAACCTCAACTTAATTTCTTGATTGGTTAGAATCTAAATAGAAGGCTTTGAAAAACAGTTCCATGCTTGGTCCTACTCTAATTGAAAAAGCTCGGGTATTATGTTGACAAATTTAGCATCGCAGAAATGTTGTCCTTTCAAAAAACTGACAGGATCCTAATCCTTTTGTGTGTCTTGTAAGAAAAACAAGAGGAAATCATGTCAAAATGATCGATCTAGTTTACTTTTAACCCCAgaccaaaaaggaaaaaaatagttTACTTTTAACCAACCTTCGTCATGAACAAAGAATGAGTTCATGATGGTGTGTCATCTTGTTAACACAATTTAACCTAGGTGATCGAAGCTCACTTTCTAAGCTGGAATTTATATTCAAATCAAGCCACTACAATCCAGCCACGTACTGATCAGCGACAGGTGTACTTCCTACTCTCCAACAACAAAGTCAACAGTCTCTTTGAATTGACACTTGTCCTTGATCTGTTGCTTTTATCTGCATCCAGGAACAAATGCAAGCAAGCCCAGCACTCAATCTGCAACTGCAAGATCAAACGTTTCGTGAAGTCATTGAAAATCAGATACTGCAGTCCATCCACTTTTATCTAACATATACCGAAACTAGTCAAATAGTATTAATATTAATTCTTAGCGTAAACTAGcttgctttcttcttctctgcGTTCCCAACTGAGACCAAATCTAGAAGAACGTCGATCCCTTAACAAATGCTGGCTGCTTTTCTGCGTACCACTTATAATATTCAtctgattttattttcaatttgaatGGATGATATCAGCTGTTGAAATCGCAGAACAAGATGGAAATACTACGATCCAGTACATCCAAGTCTGGAATATAAATTAACCAATTTTATTTGAGCGCCAGCAAACCGTAATATTTTTATCTCTGTCTCCCTGTTGGTGTTCATAAGACATGCATATGTATATAAAATTTCCAAGGATAAATAGAATGCTTTTACAATTTTTTACAGGCAGTGACAGGTGCCCCAATCTGattttctttcttaatttggCTAGGTCATGCAGATCTGCGTTTCTGTAGTCGTGTATAGTAAAACACCTTGttaattagggttttttttctttattgacGAATTTTAAGCATGCATTGTTCCTAGCCTAGCTACGTACCAGTTCAGGTAATAACTTGTCATGCACAAATCTAGGGTTGTTAGAGGATATTATATTAAACGGGTTAGTTAATAGTTAAATAACGTTCCTAATTACTTGTGGAAGTGAGCTATGCTTCCGAAAAATTCCCAACAAACTTTGAATATgatatcaaattatcaatagAATGGGGTTAGCTTCGTTTATACATTATCGCGTATATGTCATGGTGTACGTACTAATATAAATAATACAAGTTATACATATGGATGCAGTCGAATGAGGGCTAGCTTGAAGATCAGATTTGATCAAAGTTTTGTGGATGGAATACATCGAGCCCTATGATGCACGGAAACGCCAAAATGCCCTCGTTTCCCGTATCGAAACGGAAAACGGGTCGGAAACGCTAGGAAACGTGTATCCGGTTGGAAACGGTTTGGAAACGTACGTATCCAATTCGGAAACGCcagaatgtaaataaataggaaaCGTGGAGGTAAGACTGACTTTTTACTAggcaaaaattgaaaaaaaaaaaataaacaaacaaaagaccAGATCGAGAGATAGACGAGAGAGAGACGCGaccagatcgagagagagaccAGAGACGCGACAACGACCAGAGACGCGACGCGACCTGAGACGCAAACGAGACCTCGATCGTTTCTCTTCTGCTCGGACGAGACCCAGTTCCAATCGTTCCTCTTCTCCAGTTCGGTGGTTCCTCTTCTCCAGTCCGGTCGTTCCTCTTATGCTCGGAAAAGATCGGAATCTTTTCTGCTCAAGACTTCTCCTCTTCTAGCCGCTTCGGGTACGTTTGTTCTGCTCTTCTTCTCATATTTGTTCTTCAATTTGGAGCTTGGAGATTGTTCTGATATTGCTATTTGATGTGTGTATAGCAGGGCTAGCTAGTTCTTAATTTCTTATCCTCTTTGCTTTTCTGAGTTTTCTCGATCGATCTGTTTAAAAGCAATAAATCTCGATCGATCTGTTTAAAAGCAATATTGCTTTATTGTTTTGGCTGAGGTTATTGGGTTTTCATTGAGGATGCTAATTGGGTCTACAAGTCTAAATATTGGGTTGTTTGCATATTGGTGTAACGTTGAATTGTGTATTTTTCAGGAACCATGAGCAGCGGAGGAACACCTCCTATTAGTTCTAGTGCCGGGTCTGTTAACGCCGGTGCTAGTAGTGGATCTGCTGATCCTGAAAATGAAGACCTTGAGGATGTTGTCCAAGTTGAATGAAGTTGATGGTTGTTAACTTGTTATTAGTTGTGTTAACCTTTTATTTGAACCTTTGGATTGATAATGTTTGATTGTGATAAACTAGTACCTTGtttatgtttcattttttttctttctaattatatatatatatatatatatatatatatatatatatatatatataattggcgTTTCCTTCACGTACCCGTTTCCTATTACATTTAAAATTTGCCGTTTCCACTTTTCCGATCGTATCGTATCCGGAAACTCGTACCCGTTTCGGTGCTTCTTAGATCGAGCCCTTAGTTAACTTATGTATTTGGTACATTATACACACCCTCGTCCATGCATATTGTTTATTCTACGTAGTTGCTATCAGTGAGATCTGCTGTTTGTTCTAGTTTGAAGATCTACATTTGCAGATTTGCCCAGATACAGTTTGACCTAATAACAATATAAGATTGGCCTTTATAATCAGAGCTCGTCGACAGGCATGAGGCCGAATTAGGCGCGTGCTTTTGTCACTTGTGAACACGTGGATTAGGGTTGCGGTACCAAACTTGCATGCGATGCATGGTGAAATTACACGTAAATGATGGATGATGTTAGTTTGTTCTGGTGTTGAGCAACCAGTTTTCTGGGGCATTGCGCTGTACTGTGCCCTGATATGATACATGTGGCGATCGTAGGTGAGTGGACAGTGACACCAGAATTAATGGATTATATAAACAGATACCATAGAGAAATAGCGGTGCAGTGCAGGGAACATCTTTGCATCAATGAGATTCCGGTTTAGAGCAAGTGTGCTATAGTGAGAGACTAGAAAATGCACCCGCGCCATGCTGCGGGAATATAAGCAATATTGTTTGATTCAATGCTACTGGATTTAGAAACATTGTTATATTACATTGCtacattatatattatatattgttTTACATGTTCAAAATTCTGGTAAATTAGCCAGATTTCAAAGTTAAATGTCCTAACAACAGTAGGTGTCTATGTACAAAGTCCGATTCGTCATTTGCGAAAAATGATAAGTGCTCCGAAATTTCAGCTGAGCTATTGTAATTGGAAAACATAAGTAATAATGTCAATCAATAAGAAAGAGTGATTATTTGGTTCTGTAAattgaaatcattgaaatggTTTTGTATGGAGTAAGCACAAACATTAATCAATAAGGCATTGGAATGTAGAGATGGATTGTGTTACCTATAAACAACCAGCTGCATATGACGTGATCAGAGCTCTGCAAAATACTGATGTGAAGTGAAACGTATAGTGTAATGAGTGTTGAGATATTTAGCAATGTGAGTATACTATGTTATAAGATAGGAATGTAACTGGTTTCAACAATAACTATAAGATAGGAATGTAACTGGTTTCAACAATAACTAAAAATAGGAATCAAATTCTCGAATTATCAGAAAAACAAAACGGACCTTACTAACTTCTGTGTAGAAGTCTGTGGGGAGAATgaatcaagggggtttgattaAAATCCAAGTGACATCCATTAGCCATAAATGCTTTCACATGTATATTAACATCAATCCTCTGATATTATTGCTAATATGCCAAAAATTCAACTCAAAGTAAATAAATTGCCCTCACCTTCAATGTCTTTGTCACTATCAAGGTCTTTTTAGGATACAAAAACCTCATCATTTGAGCCCTTGTGCATAAAAAAGGCAGGGCCTCATCATTGGCTGTAAACATCCCATGCATCAACCATAGTGATTTATCACATCCCTGTCATAAAATTTTATATGCAGGGATCAGGTTATATTTCTTATCGATCAAGGTCATTGACATAATATCAGGTTCCATAAGTTTCAGAAACTGGAAAACTAACCTGCACATTAGACACAACCATTTGAGCTCCATGCATCCATCCAACATGTGGTTGGTAATTTGAGGAGGCAACTTTAAGTTTCTATGGGGTAAATCCTTAGAATGTTCCTCTGTGTGAACCTAGAGATTATAACACAACACCAAGTATCAGAATCAATACATCATGACAACTGCTAGAGAACACAAATAACAAAGTTCGTACTGGATAGGTTTGATGTCAGCTGCAGTTTTGTTCTCAGTTTTTCTACCACTGTCACTCTGTACCCATTAAAAGAAGTAATGTAAAGAAGCACACGCTTATAAACAAAATTGGGGAGAACATAAACTGTATTGggcctctaaaaaaaaaaggactattACTCAACAAAAGTCTAAATAGcacaaccaaactttaataATTTTACAATTCATTGAGTTCTACAAACTCTTTAACTGATTCTACATGTCGTTCTCTATTTCTTTTGATTTAAAAAGCAATATTTGGCTTCAATATGTGTTCTTGTTCAAAAGACCAAGTCCAACGATAGAGACAGATTCCTTAATTGGTATAAATCAATTAATATTTACATAACTCCCAAGACAAATGATCCCCAAAACAATATGGGTTATGATAATGACAACCCAAAAGGGGGTAGACATGCACTAAGAGCAATGGCAAAAAGAGGATATACCCAAATCAAACACACACCTCTTCGAAAACCCAGCAACCTCTTCGACCAAAATCTTCAATCTCTCCTCTTCTTTCTCGTATCCTAACGACtaccatcaaaatcaaaaaccttACATCaaatccaaaggaaaagaaactaTATTACAAAACTTCACTTCAGTTACCATTTCAATTAATCACTTCAgtaggtacaagttttgatcaacttggtgtgttggcattcccatacaaaacgggaaaatatctttgaggtttaactttctttatttaaatatatttttctgTTTATGAAATTGTGTAATTGATTCCCTAAGGTTTTTAGGATTTGTCTACTCCTAATTGATTTCCTTTAAGATTTATTGTATTTCTTATATGGAAAGTCTCTTTCTCAATTAAAGAGGAATTAGGTCAGAATCTTGGGATAGAGGTTTGGCCGTTGgtctacaacatatatacacacacatacacgGTCAAGATGGGCATCTCTTCTTAACGCAAGAATAGTGTAGGTGTCTTGCAGGTTTGCTAAAGTATTGAGAGTTcacaagagtcaaaacacttgatCCATGTTTAAGTGTTCGTGATCCTTGTCTCATATGCATAtcttctcttgagatcagtagaggaGCTGTGAAGAAAGGAGAGTGATAATTGgcgatcgttcaagtgaagaaagAGTACAAGATTGAAGACAAGCTTCTTGATAGTTTTATCTAGTGAGTGTAGCAATTTGAGTGCTACTTGAGtcttgtaaaagaacatatccttcgtTATAAGTtgattcttattttgggttctcaagagtaagagccccgccgtgtttttaatctcagaggttgaggttttcactgcgtaaccaaaatttgtgttctgtttgtctattttggtttctgctacccagtaaggattgatccaTAGCCTGCAATCCCCGTTTTCCAGAAATCACATTCTGTCCTTATATTTTCATTTCCTCTAGCCTGAGAAATTGATCGAGCTCTTTTAGCAATGGAGGCGGGTGGGGCGACGTCTACACTTGCACTGTCAGAGGAGGCCGTGGTGAGCCTAGCAGGGGGAGGGGATGCCATTCATGACCCTTTATTTTATCTGTGTGGCCGGCTTCTGACCCCGAGGAGCCTTGTGGTGATTCCATTGTTCTCGGCAGCAATCTCAAGGGTGTGGAGGCTGAAGAAGCAGGTTCTGATCCGTGAGGAGGAAGGCGGGATTTTTGTTTTCCAGTTAAACGAACAGGAGGAGAAGAACCACATCCTTCACAGTGGTCCTTGGTTTTACAGCAGCTCTATGTTGGTGTTGGCGGACTACGATGGGGTCGAATCACTAGATGCGGTCTCTTTCCATTCTTTGGAGCTTTGAGTGGCGGTGAAAGAGCTACGTGTTGCCATGCGTAACGAACGAGCCTTAACCCTCATCGGCAATGCTTTGAGAGTTTTTGTTCAGGCAGACCATACGGCGCTGCAACGGAAGGATCCCATTCAGAGGATCCACTTGGTTCATGATCTAGGTTGGAGGATTTGGGCTCGACGTACCTTTGAGTTCTCACCGAAGGTTTCGGTGCTTTTGGAGCTTCACTACGAAAAGTGCCATGGAATTTGTCCTGGGTGTGGCTACTTTGGTCATGGAGGCAGCGTGTGCGACAAAAGCCTGGTGGCGGAGGTTCTGCCATTACCAGAGTCCTGAAATTTGGAACCGGACATCGTGGAATCGGCATCAGAGGGTGGCACGGTGATGGAGCGGTCTGAGGAGGTGCTGAAGTAGTCTGGGGTGGTGCTGGAACGCCCTGTGGCGGTGCTGGAAGCTAGGGTAGGGGCTGGGTCGTCGTTGAGAACGGCGGGCGCTGGTTTGATAACCCCGACCTTTTCGACGGGAAACTctaattttgaattagggttgGCTGCTAAGGGGTTGACCGAAACTCGGCCTTTGACTTCCGGGCCGTTGACTTATGGGCTGTTAACTTATGGGCTAAAATTTGGGCCTAAACCTGGGCTTCTTTCTGCTCGGGGGCAAGCACTGGTTTCGGATGTGCGCAAGCTTCGCGAAGATGATCAGCCTATGACTGGGAAACGTCTTTGCTTAGCTGAGTTGCCTTTGCCGGAAACTTTTATGAGGGGCTTGTAGAGATTCCCATTACTACTATTGGGAAGGTGCTAGAGAAAAAAGGTCACCTCTGTGGTTGTCAGAACAAACCCAAGACTGC encodes the following:
- the LOC133744671 gene encoding transcription factor MYB41-like; protein product: MGRAPCCDKNGLKKGPWTSEEDVILVNYIQEHGPGNWRNLPKNAGLQRCGKSCRLRWTNYLRPDIKRGRFSFEEEETIIQLHSILGNKWSAIAARLPGRTDNEIKNYWNTHIRKRLLRMGIDPVTHAPRLDLLDLSSILGSYVSNINPAAALLNLSNLLGTQQALNVNPELLRLVTTLSSLKQGNPQMFSQNQNQVCNISQDLQNQFVPSLQSNPQFQNLFQDDFSPDMASLKQLMQMINTESNLPNMSNFSSPASYSQENIVPNSNFGPETAVSNLPSYVPSSTSNPTVPELAGNSFFQLPLNNSNVNHDFGFDSVLSTPHSSPTTLNSSGTYNNINSSSTEDERDLESYCSNLLKFEIPDSTLDINDYM